Below is a window of Rhea pennata isolate bPtePen1 chromosome 2, bPtePen1.pri, whole genome shotgun sequence DNA.
ATCTCCAAGCTCCTCGCAGGCCTTACCATCCATGGTGCTGCAGGGTCTGTCGTGAAGGAGGACTTTGGCACAAGCACAGTacaaatacaaactgaaaagTCCCCTAGCAGGGCTGATACCCACTGGCCGTGCCAAGTAGCCTCTCTTGGTGCACCAGAAGAGAGTAGGAGTTGCTACTTTTCAAGGGAGTGTTGTAGGTATTCGAGGAGAAGCGCAATGCATGTTCTGTAGAGCCCAAGCTGGAGAAGAGATACAACCATCTTTACAGATGTACGAGAATCATcgcttgaaaaatgttttcttagtCAGGCATCTTACAAAACTGGCAGGAGCATTGAAGCATCCTTCAGGAAAGCATGTGAGCGTGGAAATTGGTGGACCTCTAAGGAAGGTTTTGAGTGTTTTTGCTCTTTGAGGATGCTGCTGTAGTTGCTGAAGGCTGGATCTCTACAGACTGTGTCTGAGCCACGCTGCACTTGGGAGAGTTGCATGTTACCTGTTTCTACAGCCTTCCTGCTTTATGGTTTTGCCATTCTCTGTAGCAGcaggcagccctgctgccaggccCTCTGCTCTTTCCTGGGGACCCAAAGGACCCTCAAGGAAAGAGAAACCAGTGTTAGCCTGAGCGGAGCAAATTTCCTCTTCCATCCTGCAGCAGTGAGGGCACTTTGGAGCCCCATGAGGCAAAAGGCCCACTGCTGGGGGCCTCAAACTCGCTCTGCTGTGGCTGGATGCTCTGACTCTTCTCCTGTTTGGTCTGGGGAATAACCAGCTCCCTCTCTGCCTGTCCCCAGTAAAGGTGCGGTGCAGGCCATTCAGGCCCAGAACCAGATTTGTGTCCTTGACATCGACATCCAAGGTGTGAAGAACATCAAGAAGACAGACCTGAACCCCATCTACATCTCTGTGCAGCCTCCATCCATAGATGTCTTGGTGAGCGGCTGCCTTCCTTTGCTGTTAGGCACTTAGAGGTAATCGGCGTCTTGGTCTAAAGTGATGAGGGTTCCCCCCTCatttaatgtatgtattttaaagatctgCAGAACAGATGGGGGCATTCTTGAGTCTTCCCTGTCCGGTCTCTTTCCACAGCTTGGAGTGTGATCACCTCTTTGGGGTGTCAGCTCTGTTAGAGCATGGCCAgcctttaaaatgctttacaaaaacATTAGTTGTCCTTTGTAAAGATATGAAGATTTTGTAGTGAGCTTCCAGCTCCAGCTGTTGGAGTTAAACTTAGAGGGGCTGgtttggagatactcaaggcccgcctggatgcaaccctgtcttaacatgctctaggtggccctgctgagtggggaggttggactagatgatctccagaggtcccttccgaccttactgattctatgattctattctatgattctctggGAAAGCCCTATCCATTTGGTCTTACGTGGGGATCGCGCGCACACAGCACCTTTGAGAGAAGTGAATCCTCTGTCGGGGTTCAGAGGGGCGCGTGGTCCTGGAGATGTGACTTGCTGAAGCCATGCAGGAAGTATGTGGCAAGGAGTGAGCCCACAACTCCTAGATCCCAGCCGGGACCTGGCTCTCCCCTGTGACTCTCAGCAGATCAGGCAATCTGTGCTTCTTACTGAGTTTGTGGGGCTGGACGCCAACAGAGTGCGCTAATACCGGAGTCCAGCACAGAGATTTCACTTCCCGGTGGCCCAGGTATCCGGTATCTCTTTACCTGAGCCCACCAAACCCAGCTTGCACACTGATCTGCTCTGTGACTGGGAACGTATCCCCTTGCCCTTTGCAGAGTGTCGTTTCACGTGCCATCGCGGCTGATGCTGGCAAACggctgctgtgctggggacAACTGTTAAGCTGATGGAGtggctgctgttttctgcttgcAGAATTTGGAACACATGtttctttaatgtatttgtcattggatttaggaaaaaagactACGTGACCGACAGactgagacagaagaaagtttACGGAAGCGTTTGACTGCAGCCTGCGTAGATTTGGAACTTAGTAAGTCCAGTGGCCTTTGAGAGATGTGGCCAGGGAGAAGGGAGACATCGGTGGTTTAGGTGTCGTTTTCTACACAAAGATCTGACCTCTCTTCTCCGAGGAGTGCTGGCAGGGGTTGGGTGTTGGCTAGGTTTGATCTAAGCATAATACTGCACTGTTTCCCATTGCAATTCCTAGCGGAATAGCAATAGTTGAAATAACAGTATCAAAATGCTGCAGGAACTCAAATCTTACGTGAGAGAACGCGGGGAAGAAACACGTTCTCCTCTTACAACTCtgccctcttttctttccctaggCAAAGAGCCTGGCCTGTTTGACTTGGTCATTATTAATGATGATCTAGAAAAAGCCTATTCCGAATTGAAGGAAATACTCGTGGAGGTGAGTCGTGTAGGGGTGGGGGGTTTTACCCTCCTTGCTCCTTGTGTGAGCTTGACTGCTGTGCCGAGCAGGGGAGGATCCATCAGTAAACAGCCGCAGAAATGCAACCACATGCCTGCACCTGATCCAGATCCAATTTGAATTGCCAAGTGATCTAGTTGTGATCTTATATGAGTGATACCTAACAGTGATAAACAGATCCAGTGTGACACTGGATTAGGGGCAGTATAAGCCGGTGCCACTGGCCAGTGCTGGAGGATTGTACTATTTAGACTGTCCCCAAGGCAAACGTAGCTGTGTCCCTAAACGCTCATGCGTAGACTCTGGGCTTGGTGCTGTGGTACTCTGGTTTGTGCTGTGATAATCATTTTTGGTCTTCAAATGTGTGAAACTAGGAATTGCTCCGAGAGTGACTGGTTGCTCATTTACTTTCCTGATCTCCTTGCAGGAAATCAAGAAGGCCCAAGAATCCAGGAAGTCCTGAGCTGAGCCTGCTTGGACGTTTTAACTTTGCACATCATTCCTGAAGCGTATCACAGTATTTTATTCCAAGAGACATTCCCTTTAGCCTGATGCCCTTTCAAAGTTATTCTAGAAtgtttctattaaaacaaaagaaaacgAGACCTGGTCACGCTTGTGTTTGTGTTGACCAAGCGCTTGGCGTGTGCTTTCCCAGGTTTGCCTCTCAGGTGgaagagaggcagaggaaggcagagctgTCCTGCGAGGCTGTACGCGAGCCGCCTGCCCGTAGCTGCTGGACAGCCTGGACTGCTGCGGCCCTGACACGCTGCTTAGGATCCCGTGTGTCCCGCCGCGCTGTTTGTGCGGGGACCGTCACCTGCCCGGCTGAGGCCGCTTGTGGAAGGGGATTTACTCAGACTGATGTGACACCATTTCCACCTGCAGGCAGACAGGCCACCGTGTCTAATAGCGCCCGCTAACTTAGAGCGGCGGAGGGTGAAGGGTGATATCGCCAGCGCTGACATCTTTGTTCTCCCTCCGGTTCTTGCTCCCTTTTGCAGGTTAGCTCCAGCTCCTCCGGGCGTGTTTGATTGTCTCCCATCCTCAGGCCCTGCGgttattttctgtgttgctgctgCGTGGTGGTACGTCAGCACAGCTCGGTCACTCTAACTGCCATGCTGGTGAACGGGGAGGGTTGCTGGAAGTGCTGAGAGGGGAAAGGGATGCTTGTGGGATGTGATCTGTCTGCCGCCTCCTTCCTGAGGCAGGTACCGTGAGACTTTTTCTCCTGACTGCCGCCCTGGTAGCACTCTTGTAATTCACATATAGTTGTTGTTTCATGTGATTTCAGATAcgggtagatttttttttgatactcTCATACCTGCAAATTGGAGGAGAGAGTATTTCCTTTCCAGGCAgtgcagttttttttcttacgGGGATCCTAACAGGGATCTATTTGATTTAGCTGCTGTCCCTTGGTCTCTGGCTGAGACGTGGGAGCATTTTGCCTGACTGGTATTTGGAGGGTGACTTGTACTTTGCTTCCCCTGCTTTCTTCAGGCTTAACCCTGGTGCCTTCATATTTGTCCTGAGCCCTTCAGTCCCTCCGGCAGGTCGTATCCTGAGCCTTCATTGCTCACCAGCCGAGGATACTTAAAACATCCATCAGTCACAAGTGTGAGAGAGAGACAAGCGATGTCTCATCTGGTGTCTTCTGCGTTTCACAGGTGGATTAACCTGTTTCTGAGCTGTAGGGAAGCAACAGTTGCTGCTAACATGCATGCTGTGTAGCTGCTACATCCTTGGGAAGTTCACAGGCTCAGTTGTCCCAGAGCATGTTGCTCTGAAGGACAGAGGTGGTTTGGGTTTGTGTGATCCTCTAGAAACGGTGAATCCTGCAGAACAGGATCCCACAGGCAGCGGCTTCTACCTGTCCCCCTCCAGCCTGAACTTAGGTCGAGCTTCCATCATGCAGACCATGCGCTGCCAAACAGTGTCCCTTTTCTCACTGAAAGCATGGCTTACCAGGGCAGCGTAGTACCTTATACTCATTTCTCTTGGGTTTTATCCACTTCACATTCCATCTCTCTGGCTTACCCAGCTGCAGATGTCGGTTCAGATCATCTCCTAGTTTACTAAACTCCATCCTCCACACAGCAATGGACAACAGTAGGCAGAAGCAGACCTTGGCCAAGTGATGGCTTTCCAAACCGGGCATCTCAGCTGGGTTTTGAGGACCACGTCTGCAATGTAGAAACTTCCCCTCTAGATGGCGGAAACGGCAGTAGGAAAATGCGCGGAGACCGAGCTACGAAACAGAAAAACGCAGAGGTGCCCGACGCAGCGCTCGCCTCAGTCCGATGGTCTCCATGCAGCCAGCGAGACTTGCTGAGCTGTTGCCAGATGGAAAT
It encodes the following:
- the GUK1 gene encoding guanylate kinase isoform X1, which gives rise to MSWRRLRGAIARAAAMQGPRPVVLSGPSGAGKSTLLKKLFKDYENVFGFSVSHTTRKPRPGEVNGKDYHFVTREEMQKEIDAGEFIEHAEFSGNMYGTSKGAVQAIQAQNQICVLDIDIQGVKNIKKTDLNPIYISVQPPSIDVLEKRLRDRQTETEESLRKRLTAACVDLELSKEPGLFDLVIINDDLEKAYSELKEILVEEIKKAQESRKS
- the GUK1 gene encoding guanylate kinase isoform X2; translation: MQGPRPVVLSGPSGAGKSTLLKKLFKDYENVFGFSVSHTTRKPRPGEVNGKDYHFVTREEMQKEIDAGEFIEHAEFSGNMYGTSKGAVQAIQAQNQICVLDIDIQGVKNIKKTDLNPIYISVQPPSIDVLEKRLRDRQTETEESLRKRLTAACVDLELSKEPGLFDLVIINDDLEKAYSELKEILVEEIKKAQESRKS